The Methylacidimicrobium sp. B4 genome contains a region encoding:
- a CDS encoding RNA ligase codes for MVSESEIGAAVAEKKAKRESFGGWEYARLLHGWQGWPRGTILAEGRVIPGYPKIGRVHTLAGIPALFHAPFQAEEKVDGYNARLFRAGDSLYAATRGGQVCPFTTDRLADLIDPSVFSAHPELILCGEVTGPETPYVEGTSPLVPEGIGFFLFDLMRQGAEGFLSIEEKRALTRSFRLPAVPDHGRIDPKALSTFREIVRRLDEEGREGVVLKEDSPRGFRAKYVTGSAEITDIASMAQRYLDVPPEYFTERVLRLALFLEEMAATDREGWSRRLGEAFLTALQDRIGLARRGQCVGSFRCRFHSRENALRLLDSLGQIRGHEGETRLVNLREEEGFWVLRFEKLYRSTTGFLRSALGGSLRFD; via the coding sequence GTGGTTTCAGAGTCAGAAATCGGTGCGGCGGTCGCCGAGAAAAAGGCGAAGCGAGAATCCTTCGGCGGCTGGGAATATGCCCGCCTTCTCCACGGTTGGCAGGGATGGCCCCGCGGCACGATCCTGGCAGAGGGCCGGGTCATTCCCGGCTATCCGAAGATCGGACGGGTGCACACCCTGGCGGGCATCCCCGCGCTCTTTCACGCCCCGTTCCAGGCCGAAGAAAAGGTTGACGGCTACAATGCACGCCTTTTTCGAGCAGGGGATTCCCTCTACGCCGCCACCCGAGGCGGTCAAGTCTGCCCCTTTACGACCGACCGGCTGGCCGACCTGATCGATCCGTCGGTCTTTTCCGCGCACCCGGAGCTGATTCTCTGTGGGGAGGTCACCGGACCCGAAACTCCCTACGTCGAGGGCACTTCTCCCCTGGTGCCGGAAGGCATCGGCTTCTTTCTCTTCGATCTGATGCGGCAGGGGGCGGAGGGCTTTCTCTCGATCGAGGAGAAGCGCGCGCTCACCCGCTCCTTCCGCCTTCCTGCGGTCCCGGATCATGGCCGGATCGATCCGAAGGCTCTGAGCACTTTCCGGGAAATCGTGCGCCGGCTCGACGAAGAGGGCCGAGAAGGCGTTGTCCTCAAGGAGGACTCACCCCGTGGCTTCCGCGCCAAATATGTGACCGGAAGTGCCGAAATCACCGACATCGCGTCGATGGCCCAGCGCTACCTCGACGTCCCTCCGGAATATTTCACGGAGCGGGTCTTGCGGCTGGCTCTCTTTCTCGAGGAGATGGCGGCGACGGATCGGGAAGGGTGGAGCCGCCGGTTGGGAGAGGCCTTCCTCACCGCTCTCCAGGATCGAATCGGCTTAGCCCGACGAGGTCAATGCGTCGGCTCCTTCCGCTGCCGCTTCCACTCCCGAGAAAACGCGCTCCGGCTGCTCGACTCCCTCGGGCAGATCCGCGGCCATGAAGGGGAAACCCGCTTGGTGAACCTCCGGGAGGAAGAGGGATTTTGGGTTCTCCGATTCGAAAAGCTCTACCGATCAACCACGGGCTTTCTCCGCAGCGCCCTCGGCGGTTCTCTTCGTTTCGATTAG
- a CDS encoding peroxiredoxin, whose amino-acid sequence MLTVGDHFPKFTLKAVQGGPEGLELDTAFLDISDETHSGKWKILFFWPKDFTFVCPTELVGFGKLMKEFADRHAVLYGVSTDSEFVHLNWRLHHPSLKGLPFPMLADIKRELSSALGILDRAEGVALRATFVVDPHNVIRFVSVNDLSVGRNPAEVLRVLDALQSGELCPCDWQKGEEFVRPDAVSSGPR is encoded by the coding sequence ATGCTGACAGTAGGCGATCATTTTCCCAAGTTTACCCTGAAAGCCGTCCAGGGAGGGCCGGAAGGCCTGGAGCTCGATACGGCGTTCCTGGACATTTCCGACGAAACGCATAGCGGCAAGTGGAAGATCCTCTTTTTCTGGCCGAAGGACTTCACCTTCGTCTGCCCAACCGAGCTCGTCGGATTCGGCAAGCTGATGAAGGAGTTCGCGGATCGCCATGCCGTGCTCTACGGCGTCTCGACCGATAGCGAGTTCGTCCATCTCAATTGGCGGCTCCACCATCCGAGCCTCAAAGGGCTTCCCTTTCCGATGCTTGCCGACATCAAGCGTGAGCTTTCGAGCGCGCTCGGCATTCTGGACCGGGCCGAAGGAGTTGCGCTCCGGGCGACCTTCGTCGTCGATCCGCACAACGTCATTCGGTTCGTGTCGGTCAACGATCTCTCGGTCGGCCGCAATCCCGCGGAAGTACTGCGGGTGCTCGACGCGCTGCAATCGGGCGAGCTCTGTCCCTGCGACTGGCAGAAGGGCGAGGAATTCGTTCGGCCGGACGCGGTCTCAAGCGGTCCCCGGTAA
- the priA gene encoding primosomal protein N', whose translation MWSLCSRLSSPGFALERADKKIGAGLPAGYDTRSQAMASELFEGQGFRSERRGAIARVLLERKRDCLLDYGVPERLADQIGIGSHVRVPLRGGQATGWVIGFPEKPAVEGLRELAGIPSEPFPLPATLLGLAEWVAGYYCAPLAATLGCLLPAPVRRAQAREQLRVSCLPQQEEELDRLGCSPREKQAWMRLHALGPTWLSELCTGTGIGPQVWKRLAKRKLVDLQKAERPRHPLRDLLPERAVLPVLTEEQAAAFEEVRTAIRESGFAPYLLFGVTGSGKTEVYLRCAAEALAHDRSALILVPEIALTPQLVEQVQRRFGDLPGRVALWHSRLSAGERHDQWRDVCSGRSRIVVGARSAIFCPLRDLGLIVVDEEHEPAYKQGETPRYHARDVAVMRARREGIPVLLGSACPSLESYANALAGKYRLLELSRRVEDRSLPWVRIVDLRGRGRRRKAAPAGAASESPWLSRELREELGKRLARREQSILYVNRRGYARVLQCAGCGAVRECPHCSVALTYHRAGETLRCHFCGHFEPYPQACSVCGGAGFDRLGLGTERVVEAVEEAFPTARILRMDSDSMARKGSLAEALRAFAERGFDLLVGTQMVAKGLHFPGVTLVGVVQIDGLLHMPDFRSAERAFQQLLQVAGRSGRGEERGVVLIQTRCPVHPAIQFARHHDYRGFAEQDLEFRTSLGYPPAVRLVLLVWKSPNEGLCRQAAEVEAEEIRRRLAGVAEAGEILPAPIARLQGAFRYQLLLKTARIAAATRLLKRWTEERGRRTDVDLVVDVDPVEFL comes from the coding sequence ATGTGGAGCCTATGCTCCCGTCTGTCATCTCCCGGTTTTGCGCTCGAGCGGGCGGATAAGAAGATTGGTGCGGGGTTGCCCGCGGGGTACGATACCCGCTCCCAGGCCATGGCAAGCGAGCTTTTCGAGGGTCAGGGGTTCCGGTCGGAACGGCGAGGAGCCATCGCCCGGGTGCTCCTGGAGAGAAAGCGGGATTGCCTGCTCGACTATGGCGTTCCCGAACGGCTCGCAGATCAGATCGGGATCGGCTCCCACGTCCGGGTGCCGTTGCGGGGAGGGCAGGCCACCGGCTGGGTGATCGGTTTCCCGGAGAAGCCCGCCGTCGAGGGCTTGCGCGAGCTTGCCGGGATTCCCTCCGAACCCTTTCCTCTTCCCGCGACGCTCCTGGGACTTGCCGAATGGGTCGCAGGCTACTACTGCGCCCCCTTGGCCGCCACGCTCGGTTGCCTTCTGCCCGCGCCGGTGAGGCGGGCGCAAGCGCGGGAGCAGCTGCGGGTGAGCTGTCTTCCGCAGCAGGAGGAGGAGCTCGACCGACTGGGCTGCTCCCCTCGCGAGAAGCAGGCGTGGATGCGGCTGCACGCGCTCGGGCCGACTTGGCTCTCCGAGCTTTGCACCGGCACCGGAATCGGGCCGCAGGTCTGGAAGAGACTCGCGAAGCGGAAACTCGTCGATTTGCAGAAAGCGGAGAGACCGAGGCATCCGTTAAGGGACCTTCTTCCCGAGAGGGCGGTGCTTCCGGTCTTGACCGAGGAACAGGCCGCAGCCTTCGAAGAGGTTCGCACGGCCATCCGGGAGAGCGGGTTTGCACCCTATCTCCTCTTCGGAGTGACCGGCAGCGGGAAAACGGAGGTCTATCTCCGATGCGCGGCCGAAGCACTCGCCCATGATCGCTCCGCCCTAATCCTGGTCCCGGAGATCGCCCTGACCCCGCAGCTGGTGGAGCAGGTGCAGCGCCGTTTCGGCGATCTCCCCGGAAGGGTGGCGCTCTGGCATAGCCGGCTTTCGGCCGGAGAGCGACATGACCAGTGGCGGGATGTCTGCTCGGGTCGTTCCCGCATCGTCGTGGGCGCACGGTCCGCCATCTTCTGCCCGCTGCGGGACCTCGGGCTCATCGTCGTCGACGAGGAGCACGAGCCGGCCTACAAGCAAGGGGAGACTCCGCGGTACCATGCGCGGGATGTCGCGGTGATGCGCGCCCGCCGGGAAGGGATTCCCGTGCTCTTGGGCTCCGCCTGCCCATCCCTCGAGTCCTACGCCAACGCGCTCGCCGGAAAATATCGTCTCCTTGAGCTGAGCCGCCGCGTCGAGGATCGCTCTCTCCCCTGGGTCCGCATCGTCGATCTCCGCGGGAGGGGGAGGCGGCGGAAGGCGGCTCCGGCCGGCGCGGCGAGCGAAAGCCCCTGGCTTTCGCGCGAGCTCCGGGAGGAGCTGGGCAAGCGGCTCGCCCGGCGGGAGCAGTCCATTCTCTATGTGAATCGGCGGGGATATGCGCGAGTCCTCCAATGCGCCGGGTGCGGTGCCGTAAGAGAGTGTCCGCACTGCAGCGTCGCCTTGACCTACCATCGCGCGGGAGAGACCCTCCGCTGTCACTTCTGCGGCCATTTCGAGCCCTATCCCCAGGCATGCTCGGTTTGTGGTGGCGCGGGCTTCGATCGACTCGGGCTCGGAACCGAACGGGTGGTCGAGGCGGTGGAGGAAGCCTTCCCCACGGCTCGAATCTTGCGCATGGATTCGGACTCGATGGCCAGGAAAGGCTCGCTCGCGGAAGCGTTGCGGGCTTTCGCTGAGCGCGGCTTTGATCTCCTGGTCGGCACGCAGATGGTCGCCAAGGGGCTCCACTTTCCTGGTGTCACCCTGGTCGGGGTCGTCCAGATCGACGGGCTGCTCCACATGCCCGATTTCCGCTCGGCGGAAAGGGCCTTCCAGCAGCTTCTCCAAGTCGCGGGCCGTTCCGGGCGCGGGGAAGAGCGGGGAGTAGTCTTGATCCAGACACGCTGTCCGGTTCACCCGGCGATTCAGTTCGCCCGCCATCACGACTATCGCGGCTTTGCCGAGCAGGACCTGGAGTTTCGAACGTCGCTCGGCTATCCTCCCGCGGTCCGGCTAGTCCTTCTCGTCTGGAAGAGTCCGAACGAGGGTCTCTGCCGGCAGGCGGCGGAAGTCGAGGCCGAGGAGATTCGCCGGAGGCTCGCGGGCGTGGCGGAGGCCGGGGAGATCCTGCCCGCTCCGATCGCGCGGCTTCAGGGTGCGTTCCGCTATCAACTGCTCCTCAAGACGGCTCGGATCGCCGCGGCCACCCGCCTGCTCAAGCGGTGGACGGAGGAGCGAGGGCGCCGCACGGACGTCGATCTCGTCGTAGACGTGGATCCGGTCGAGTTCCTGTAG
- a CDS encoding RNA ligase partner protein → MHRFVLDTSIFTNPDVASQFGEDEAAVGSFLDLARRVPAEFYMPLSVYEELRKMRDLDSLIGYFESVIQIRSPRRSDLQIPGDFLYDFIDEVRKRIDHGLRIAEEHAKRAGEAAEIGQLLHQLRERYRETLRRGILDSRGDVDVVLLSFELDGSLVAADEGMRKWADRMGVAVVDARHFRELLCHLIETKRTAEGAAEKARG, encoded by the coding sequence ATGCACCGGTTCGTCCTGGATACAAGCATCTTCACCAATCCGGATGTCGCCTCGCAGTTCGGAGAAGACGAGGCGGCGGTGGGGAGCTTTCTCGATTTGGCGCGAAGGGTCCCCGCGGAGTTTTACATGCCGCTCTCGGTCTACGAAGAGCTGCGGAAGATGCGCGATCTCGACTCCCTGATCGGGTACTTCGAGTCGGTGATTCAGATCCGCTCCCCGCGGAGATCGGATCTGCAGATTCCTGGGGACTTTCTTTACGACTTTATCGATGAGGTCCGGAAGCGGATCGACCATGGGCTGCGGATCGCCGAGGAACATGCCAAGCGGGCGGGAGAGGCGGCCGAGATCGGGCAGCTGCTGCACCAGCTCCGGGAGCGCTACCGGGAAACGCTGCGGAGGGGAATTCTCGACAGCCGAGGAGATGTCGACGTGGTGCTGCTTTCCTTTGAGCTTGACGGCAGCCTGGTCGCCGCCGATGAGGGGATGCGCAAGTGGGCGGATCGGATGGGGGTGGCGGTCGTCGATGCGCGCCATTTTCGGGAGCTGCTCTGCCACCTAATCGAAACGAAGAGAACCGCCGAGGGCGCTGCGGAGAAAGCCCGTGGTTGA
- the mnmE gene encoding tRNA uridine-5-carboxymethylaminomethyl(34) synthesis GTPase MnmE translates to MNDTIAALATPAAPAALAVIRVSGPRSREITDLLLRKPVRWHPQKAWHREIWDGAERLDDVVLLYWQQPRSYTGEEMIEVSCHGNPLLVDRILAAYFTRGARAALPGEFTQRAFLHGKLDLTQAEAIADLIHAGSLRSLTVAQEMKEGRLGRVLAGARTTLLELVAHAEAFLDFPEEDIDPEVGAGMLHRIDRLRDELLGLAGSAPTGRLLREGIVVVLAGRPNVGKSSLFNAILRQSRAIVSPHPGTTRDTIESLCQIHGFPVRLIDTAGHRTAEHPVEAEGVRRAEEALRSADIILHVSVAPEPPEADPVSRAPLLPHQRLLLVANKGDLGIHPERRSQLCVSTLTRQGLPELDRLLHQEIASLAPDASTGSAVNARQEAALRRAAAALERASAAFRAGLACELWCLELRTALQAVGEVMGAVTSEEVLDEVFRRFCIGK, encoded by the coding sequence ATGAACGACACCATTGCGGCCCTCGCCACCCCGGCAGCACCGGCTGCCCTGGCCGTGATCCGCGTCAGCGGCCCCCGGTCGCGGGAGATCACCGACCTTTTGCTGCGGAAGCCCGTCCGGTGGCATCCCCAGAAGGCTTGGCATCGGGAGATCTGGGACGGAGCGGAACGATTGGATGACGTGGTCCTCCTCTATTGGCAACAGCCCCGCTCGTACACCGGAGAAGAGATGATCGAGGTCTCCTGCCATGGGAATCCCCTCCTGGTCGACCGAATCCTGGCCGCCTATTTCACCCGCGGCGCGCGCGCGGCCCTTCCCGGAGAGTTCACCCAGCGCGCCTTCCTTCACGGCAAGCTCGACCTGACCCAAGCGGAGGCGATCGCGGATCTGATTCACGCCGGAAGCCTGCGCAGCCTGACAGTCGCCCAAGAGATGAAAGAGGGAAGGCTGGGCCGAGTCCTGGCGGGGGCGCGCACGACACTCCTGGAGCTCGTCGCCCACGCGGAGGCCTTCCTTGATTTTCCAGAAGAAGATATCGATCCTGAGGTCGGAGCGGGAATGCTGCATCGCATCGACCGGTTGAGGGACGAGCTGCTCGGCTTGGCGGGCAGCGCGCCGACGGGCCGGCTGCTCCGCGAGGGGATCGTCGTCGTTCTGGCCGGCCGGCCGAATGTCGGCAAGTCGAGCCTTTTCAACGCGATCCTGCGGCAGAGCCGGGCGATCGTCTCTCCCCATCCGGGAACAACCCGGGATACGATCGAATCCCTCTGCCAGATCCATGGCTTTCCCGTCCGCCTCATCGACACGGCAGGTCATCGGACCGCCGAACACCCGGTCGAGGCGGAAGGAGTGCGCCGGGCGGAGGAGGCCCTGCGCTCCGCAGACATCATCCTCCATGTGTCGGTTGCGCCCGAGCCGCCGGAAGCCGATCCAGTCTCCCGCGCCCCCCTTCTTCCCCATCAACGGCTCCTGCTCGTCGCGAACAAGGGCGACTTGGGCATCCATCCGGAACGCCGGTCGCAGCTCTGTGTCTCGACGCTCACCCGCCAAGGCTTGCCCGAGCTCGATCGTCTCCTCCATCAAGAAATCGCCTCCCTCGCTCCCGATGCGTCCACCGGGAGTGCGGTCAATGCCCGGCAGGAAGCTGCCCTCCGGCGAGCCGCAGCGGCATTGGAGCGGGCCTCCGCCGCCTTTCGAGCGGGTCTGGCGTGCGAGCTCTGGTGCCTGGAGCTTCGCACCGCCCTGCAAGCCGTGGGAGAGGTGATGGGGGCGGTCACCAGCGAAGAAGTTCTCGACGAGGTCTTTCGGCGCTTTTGCATTGGAAAGTAA
- a CDS encoding quinone-dependent dihydroorotate dehydrogenase: MLYRLLLRRLLFFLPPERAHHLALSLCAKGWAERLLRRLFPPLPSGLERTVWGLRFPSPLGLAAGFDKNGIALGAWEALGFGFCEIGTVTPTPQAANPPPRLRRLPRSEALWNRLGFPSEGAEQVARRLAFLRAEGRWPSFPVGINVGKSRQTELDRAAEDYARVFSLLRAYGDFFVLNLSSPNTPGLRSLQQETHLRSVLEAVAAVNPPPAKPILVKIAPDLEERALGRILEVLLSGGCDGLVATNTLPAPDPKGLVGGLSGKPLSQRSTAVVRFLARESGGRLPIIAAGGIFDGADAREKLEAGASLLEAYTGFVFQGPGFAHDVGGALLGTVP, translated from the coding sequence GTGCTCTACCGCCTGCTCCTTCGCCGTCTCCTCTTTTTTCTTCCTCCGGAACGCGCCCACCACCTCGCCCTCTCCCTCTGCGCAAAGGGCTGGGCGGAACGGCTGCTGCGGCGGCTCTTTCCACCTCTCCCCTCGGGTCTCGAGCGGACCGTCTGGGGACTCCGTTTCCCGAGTCCGCTCGGGCTCGCCGCCGGATTCGACAAGAACGGAATCGCGCTCGGCGCGTGGGAGGCGCTCGGATTCGGATTTTGCGAGATCGGCACGGTCACACCTACCCCGCAAGCCGCGAACCCCCCACCCCGCCTGCGCCGGCTCCCGCGGTCGGAGGCCCTCTGGAACCGACTGGGATTCCCGAGCGAAGGGGCGGAGCAGGTCGCCCGCCGGCTTGCCTTTCTTCGGGCCGAGGGGAGATGGCCAAGCTTCCCTGTTGGAATCAACGTGGGGAAATCCCGGCAGACGGAGCTCGACCGGGCCGCCGAGGACTACGCACGCGTCTTCTCCCTCCTCCGCGCCTACGGCGACTTTTTCGTGCTCAACTTGAGCTCGCCCAATACCCCCGGCCTCCGCTCGCTCCAGCAGGAAACCCATTTGCGATCGGTGCTCGAGGCGGTTGCCGCGGTCAACCCCCCTCCCGCCAAACCCATCTTGGTCAAGATCGCTCCCGACCTCGAGGAAAGGGCGCTCGGGCGGATTCTGGAGGTGCTTTTGTCCGGCGGCTGCGACGGCCTGGTCGCCACGAACACGCTGCCGGCCCCGGACCCAAAGGGCCTCGTGGGAGGGCTGAGCGGCAAGCCGCTGAGCCAGCGGAGCACCGCGGTTGTCCGCTTCCTGGCTCGGGAGAGTGGCGGACGACTGCCCATCATCGCCGCTGGAGGAATCTTCGATGGCGCGGATGCCCGAGAAAAGCTCGAGGCGGGTGCCAGCCTGCTCGAGGCCTACACCGGCTTCGTCTTCCAGGGACCGG